The following DNA comes from Actinomycetota bacterium.
GGTTTCGATGCGCGGGACCAGATGCGTCGGTATCTCGACTGGTGGCACCATGGCTACATGAGTTCGACTGGCGAATGCTTCGACATCGGTAACACGGTCCGAGCGGCGCTTGCCCGGTTTGAGAGGAACGGCGACCCTTTCTCGGGCTCTGACGATCCCATGACTGCCGGCAACGGGTCTTTGATGCGGCTCGCTCCAATCCCGCTGTTCTTCCATCCCGATACGGCTGCTGTAACGCACTACTCGGCCGAGAGTTCGCGCACGACGCATGCGGCACCGGAGGCGATCGAGTGCTGCATGTTGCTCGGCAGTGCGATATGCGCTGCGCTGTCAGGGGCGTCGAAGCACGCGATACTCGAAGTCGGCGACATCGGCCTGCAGCAGCCTAGGGTGGTGTCGATCGCGGGCGGGGAGTATCTCCGCAAGGAGCAAGACGAGATCCGGGGCAGTGGGTACTGCGTGGCCTCCCTTGAGGCGGCTTTGTGGTGTTTCGCGCGAACCGATTCCTTCGGCGACGCGGTGCTTTGGGCAGCGAACCTCGGCGACGATGCCGACACCACGGCGGCCATCGTCGGGCAGATTGCGGGCGCGCACTACGGCGAGGAAGGGATTCCGCAGCACTGGAG
Coding sequences within:
- a CDS encoding ADP-ribosylglycohydrolase family protein — protein: MDLRSRYRGCLLGLAVGDAVGTTVEFRARGTFAPVVDMVGGGPFGLETGQWTDDTSMALCLAASLIERGGFDARDQMRRYLDWWHHGYMSSTGECFDIGNTVRAALARFERNGDPFSGSDDPMTAGNGSLMRLAPIPLFFHPDTAAVTHYSAESSRTTHAAPEAIECCMLLGSAICAALSGASKHAILEVGDIGLQQPRVVSIAGGEYLRKEQDEIRGSGYCVASLEAALWCFARTDSFGDAVLWAANLGDDADTTAAIVGQIAGAHYGEEGIPQHWRTRVALADEIAAMAEGLLDQGECR